CAGCTACTCCTAGCTGTAAGGTCAAGGCATACttatcctccacaagactatgataggcatcaatcaatacaatatctaaagacatgagtttcttaggagagtATTATTCcatatttctctgaacatccctgaaatttacctcactgttgtcatcgtcttcatcatcatctgattgggccatcaaagcaaaTATTGAATCATATTCATTTTCCTCCCTTTCAACTGCCATCATAGAGTTGTCACTTGTATCAgtttcatcttcagactcactagaggagtctccccatgcTGCAAAAGTCTGTTTCACCACATTGTTAGCAGATCTCTTCCTCTTGAAGTCCTTGTTaggaaccgggttcctcttgGCTGCTTTCT
The Nicotiana sylvestris chromosome 11, ASM39365v2, whole genome shotgun sequence DNA segment above includes these coding regions:
- the LOC138881677 gene encoding uncharacterized protein, with the translated sequence MAYLTKRFQKMVRRNGGILKSVNSSKPKNYDLYHKCRKPGHFIKDCPFLKQEYSKYNPEKAAKRNPVPNKDFKRKRSANNVVKQTFAAWGDSSSESEDETDTSDNSMMAVEREENEYDSIFALMAQSDDDEDDDNSEVNFRDVQRNME